Proteins encoded in a region of the Armatimonadota bacterium genome:
- a CDS encoding tail fiber domain-containing protein, whose product MKLRPMLAAGFALLPGIVSLARADVPRLIPFQAQVKTSADKPMATPAPFTFSLYAVTTGGTALWSETQTLAPSNGIVSTTLGAITPLPVPLNQPLWVGISMGADPEMTPRLPLASVPYALTIADGAVTTAKIADGAVTDAKIVGMAWSKVTGAPTIPTTLPPSGAAGGDLTGTYPNPDLATDETSLLKVSGGAMAAVTGKVGIGVSAPAISLAVGDTDTGLNWGGDGILRLAANSVDTMTVRPSAVGIASPNPKDPLDVVTHPNVAAGEYEDQAQKTVSGNYLIPSNFASLGQSFAVGMSGTLTRLELYLGTTDWSAWSATLSIYDGEGLGGTLLTSQRISGNSLGHLSFPITTPPAVTLGQVCTWNISNVTTIDSLLVLPNKSSDNSYPRGTPYHDGVASDFDFYFITYVTVAAGVAPSHSLLVRDDTGNVGIGTMTPSSKLTVAGVVEATIGGVKFPDGKTQTTAAVGIGATAGGDLTGTYPNPTIGAGKVVTDRIADSAVTTGKIADGTVAAADLAANAVGSAQLASDAASLAKVTAGAATALLTNIGIGTTTPDAGLEIDKAATNNLALKLTSSGAGWGSGMQFTNTAATGRNYGIYTASNGSWNFVDQTANAGRLTVLPSGSIGLGTSSPGFPLNFPNTLGDKISLYGNTGDHYGLGIQGSLLQIYSQTAGTDIAFGYGQSSALTENVRFKGNGNVGIGLTNPTARLQIEGDGVVNPLAIYHTPVTLDQENNALLPSYIYGTGAIWQSFTAAVPTGSTGNLAGVAIFFGANDGSSNWTASLRIYDGEGTVGTILSDQTIGGAGDVEWRYYPLATLVPMAAGHVYTISVNPDISGRWRANVTSTYPGGRSSNNAGWDCWFRTYQTTSTTASDPSVVVRPGNGFTGFGVAWPNYRVQLPNISDESGKGQANGWITYSSAKWKTNVRTIDNALSKVEKLRGVYYDWKPAQGGAHDIGFIAEEVGKVLPEVVASNGDGSVSGMDYSRVNALLVEAIKDQQKQIEALKSQNGSLEERLSRLEKSAGPEAQGRMEASF is encoded by the coding sequence ATGAAACTTCGTCCCATGCTTGCGGCGGGATTTGCGCTCCTGCCCGGTATCGTGTCCCTTGCGCGCGCCGACGTGCCGCGCCTGATTCCTTTCCAGGCACAGGTGAAGACCTCTGCCGACAAGCCGATGGCGACGCCCGCACCCTTCACCTTCTCGCTGTACGCTGTTACGACCGGCGGCACCGCGCTCTGGAGCGAGACACAGACACTGGCTCCCTCCAATGGCATAGTCTCAACCACGCTTGGCGCCATCACCCCGCTTCCGGTGCCACTGAACCAGCCGCTTTGGGTAGGTATCTCGATGGGTGCCGATCCGGAGATGACGCCCAGGCTGCCTCTGGCGAGCGTCCCATACGCCCTTACCATCGCGGACGGAGCCGTAACAACGGCGAAGATCGCCGACGGAGCGGTGACGGACGCCAAGATCGTTGGGATGGCCTGGAGCAAGGTGACCGGCGCGCCGACTATCCCTACCACCCTGCCGCCAAGTGGCGCAGCGGGCGGCGACCTCACCGGCACGTATCCGAATCCGGACCTTGCTACCGATGAAACCTCCCTGCTCAAGGTTTCCGGTGGCGCAATGGCCGCCGTGACCGGTAAAGTCGGCATTGGTGTTTCCGCCCCGGCCATTTCGCTGGCCGTCGGCGATACCGACACCGGCCTCAACTGGGGAGGAGACGGCATCCTGAGGCTCGCTGCCAACAGCGTGGATACGATGACGGTGAGGCCGTCAGCCGTCGGCATCGCCTCTCCAAATCCGAAGGACCCGCTGGACGTCGTGACGCACCCGAACGTGGCGGCCGGGGAATATGAGGATCAGGCCCAGAAGACGGTCAGCGGCAACTACCTGATTCCATCCAACTTCGCGTCACTTGGCCAGTCCTTCGCGGTAGGGATGTCAGGGACACTCACAAGGTTGGAACTCTATCTGGGAACCACTGATTGGTCAGCCTGGTCGGCAACGCTCTCGATCTATGATGGCGAGGGCCTGGGTGGGACCCTCCTCACCTCACAACGCATCTCCGGAAACAGCCTTGGCCATCTCAGCTTTCCGATCACTACCCCGCCCGCAGTTACACTGGGCCAGGTTTGTACGTGGAACATCTCCAACGTCACTACCATCGACAGCCTGCTTGTCCTACCGAATAAGTCTTCTGATAACTCGTATCCGCGCGGCACACCGTATCATGACGGCGTTGCCTCCGACTTTGACTTCTACTTCATAACCTATGTAACCGTGGCGGCCGGTGTGGCACCGAGCCACTCCCTGCTGGTGCGTGACGATACCGGCAACGTGGGCATCGGCACGATGACGCCGTCGTCCAAACTAACAGTGGCTGGGGTGGTCGAGGCCACAATCGGTGGCGTGAAGTTCCCGGACGGAAAAACGCAGACGACGGCCGCCGTTGGCATTGGAGCCACCGCGGGTGGCGACCTGACAGGAACATATCCTAACCCCACCATCGGGGCCGGCAAGGTTGTCACCGACCGGATCGCTGATTCAGCGGTGACCACAGGCAAGATAGCGGACGGGACGGTCGCGGCTGCGGACCTTGCCGCCAATGCGGTGGGCAGCGCACAACTCGCTTCAGACGCAGCATCGCTCGCCAAGGTAACCGCCGGAGCGGCCACAGCCCTCTTGACGAACATCGGCATCGGCACTACGACTCCCGATGCCGGACTGGAGATCGACAAGGCCGCCACCAACAACCTGGCGTTGAAGCTCACATCGTCCGGAGCGGGATGGGGATCCGGCATGCAGTTCACCAACACGGCAGCGACAGGCCGCAACTACGGCATCTACACCGCCAGCAACGGTTCCTGGAACTTCGTCGATCAGACGGCAAACGCGGGCCGCCTCACCGTTCTCCCGAGCGGCAGCATCGGCCTCGGTACCAGTTCGCCAGGATTTCCGCTGAACTTCCCGAACACCCTGGGCGACAAGATCAGCCTGTACGGCAACACGGGCGACCACTACGGCTTGGGTATCCAGGGCAGCCTGCTGCAGATATACTCCCAGACCGCCGGCACGGACATCGCGTTCGGCTACGGACAAAGCAGCGCGCTGACGGAGAACGTCCGCTTCAAGGGCAATGGAAACGTCGGGATCGGGCTGACGAATCCGACGGCTCGCCTTCAGATCGAAGGTGACGGCGTCGTTAACCCGCTCGCCATCTACCACACTCCAGTAACCCTCGACCAGGAGAACAACGCACTCCTGCCGAGCTACATCTATGGTACCGGCGCCATTTGGCAGTCCTTCACCGCAGCGGTGCCGACCGGGAGCACGGGCAACCTCGCGGGAGTTGCCATCTTCTTCGGCGCGAACGACGGATCGTCGAATTGGACCGCCAGCCTGCGCATCTACGATGGCGAAGGCACAGTTGGGACCATTCTGAGCGATCAGACAATCGGCGGCGCGGGCGACGTGGAGTGGAGATACTACCCGCTCGCCACTCTGGTCCCCATGGCGGCCGGACACGTGTATACCATCTCCGTCAACCCGGATATCAGCGGCCGATGGAGGGCCAACGTCACCAGCACCTACCCGGGAGGCCGGTCGAGTAACAATGCTGGCTGGGACTGCTGGTTCCGAACGTACCAGACCACATCCACGACCGCAAGCGATCCCAGTGTTGTGGTCCGTCCCGGGAACGGCTTCACCGGCTTCGGCGTCGCGTGGCCGAACTACCGTGTTCAGTTACCGAACATCTCCGATGAGAGCGGCAAGGGCCAGGCGAACGGCTGGATCACGTACTCATCAGCCAAATGGAAGACCAACGTCCGCACCATCGACAATGCCCTTTCCAAGGTGGAGAAGCTTCGGGGTGTTTACTATGACTGGAAGCCGGCGCAGGGTGGCGCGCACGACATCGGCTTCATCGCCGAGGAGGTGGGCAAGGTCCTGCCGGAAGTCGTCGCCTCCAACGGTGACGGCAGCGTGTCCGGAATGGACTACAGCCGCGTGAATGCCCTCCTTGTGGAGGCAATCAAGGACCAGCAGAAGCAAATCGAGGCGCTGAAGTCACAGAACGGGAGTCTCGAAGAACGTCTGAGCCGGCTGGAGAAATCGGCCGGGCCGGAGGCTCAGGGCAGGATGGAAGCAAGCTTCTAG
- a CDS encoding right-handed parallel beta-helix repeat-containing protein produces the protein MKRTHKKLGYLAALAAALTLGGVSRAAIRDIPGSYASITDAVNAATPGDTIRFSSPGTFPSMTGGITKNLAFAGPTNGHVTITPPLAGGRVFSIGAGVTVSFDHVTIDGGVLTSGTDRGAGILNAGNTTLTNCTVSHNSAAASGGAIYNSGGAALSMTNCTIAGNTVTGGATIGGAAISNGGTVVLENCTVAYNTSNGVAGGLDNRNSNSFTIQNTLVAGNTGGSNPDAAGPFASQDYNLVGNGTGVTFTGATSHNQVGTSAAPIDPRLGPLQDNGGATFTVALLPGSPAIDAIPGAAPANFPAIDQRDSARPVDGGDGDNIPEGDIGAYEADAPVAFFVATTGSDSNTGVTANQPLRNIVTAINRSALSGVITIAPGTYTENLVLQKSVALQGTPGAASTTIIQSINDATRRTTLVVFPVTTVYLSDLTITNGLAPSTGIGSGGGVFNEGTLTLHRCTVTGNTAAYSGGGIVNYLNGTMYLSDSTVSGNFADQAAGIENDGLMVMSGCTVSGNNANTGAGGGIGNTDILTMTNCTLSGNSAGQGGGIYAATGSIYLRNVTISGNTATDGGGIANVSSTSFPDSGLLSDNSVIAANTATTGPDISGEFVSNLGYNFIGSPKDAVITSKLVDQIGTAAIPLKPYLGTLADNGGPTLTINPLVGSPLIDTGPSGVAGPATFPDTDQRGVPRPIGAKSDIGAVEYQPRFIVTRTADDASPGSLRWAIAQANATNNAVISFAIAPIGSAGGVKTIVLSATYGGLPVITSKIFIDGWSQGGVTYSGTPLIEINGQNIPSSFGLNVQGAGCVIRGLAINRMLNVSGNAFGIGLFNSGTNAWIYGCALGTDPSGTIALGNGQGGIWAGAGGALIGSNMDGVNDAAEANIISGNAVEGILVTSSGNVIAGNSIGTDITGASQLGNGVGLAYGGVRVESGTGNRITQNSIAFNYGLGIDLGGDGVTLNDLGDDDGGANTLQNFPVITGASTVLGATTITGTLNSTPGSTFTVELFRSASKDPSGYGEGQHYIATTSVTTDTSGNGSFSVSVPALATGQWVTGTATNSGANTSEFSLAFAVPGTSFTLVDAVRALQLAGGLTAYGPSDSRLNTETGGASAGKVDLLDASRIVRKLTGLEPNP, from the coding sequence GTGAAACGAACTCATAAGAAACTAGGATATCTGGCAGCGTTGGCGGCGGCGTTGACGCTCGGTGGGGTCAGCCGTGCCGCTATTCGCGACATCCCCGGCAGCTACGCCAGCATCACGGATGCGGTGAATGCCGCCACGCCGGGCGACACGATCCGGTTTTCATCGCCGGGCACATTCCCCTCGATGACCGGAGGCATCACCAAGAACCTGGCCTTCGCCGGGCCCACGAACGGCCACGTGACTATCACGCCGCCGCTTGCCGGTGGCCGCGTATTCTCGATCGGCGCCGGCGTGACGGTGTCGTTTGACCACGTGACCATCGACGGGGGCGTGCTCACGTCAGGCACCGACCGCGGCGCAGGCATATTGAACGCCGGAAACACGACCCTCACAAACTGCACCGTCAGCCACAACAGCGCGGCGGCATCGGGGGGCGCCATCTACAACAGCGGCGGCGCCGCGCTTTCGATGACGAACTGCACCATCGCCGGCAATACCGTCACCGGTGGCGCCACCATCGGTGGCGCGGCTATCAGCAACGGCGGGACCGTTGTGCTCGAAAACTGCACGGTCGCGTACAATACCAGCAACGGCGTAGCGGGAGGCCTGGACAATCGGAACAGCAATTCGTTCACGATCCAGAACACGCTGGTGGCCGGCAACACGGGAGGGAGCAACCCGGACGCCGCGGGGCCTTTCGCATCGCAGGACTACAACCTGGTGGGCAACGGCACAGGCGTAACGTTCACCGGCGCGACATCGCACAATCAGGTCGGGACAAGCGCGGCCCCCATCGATCCCCGGCTGGGCCCGCTTCAAGACAACGGTGGCGCCACCTTCACCGTCGCGCTCCTGCCCGGCAGTCCGGCCATCGACGCCATTCCCGGCGCGGCGCCCGCCAATTTCCCGGCAATTGACCAGAGGGATTCCGCTCGCCCCGTGGATGGTGGCGACGGCGACAACATACCCGAGGGTGATATCGGCGCCTATGAGGCGGATGCGCCCGTTGCATTCTTCGTTGCCACGACCGGCAGCGACTCCAACACGGGCGTGACGGCGAACCAGCCGCTGCGCAACATCGTGACGGCGATCAACCGGTCCGCTCTATCGGGCGTTATCACCATCGCGCCGGGCACGTACACCGAAAACCTTGTGCTCCAAAAATCCGTGGCGCTGCAGGGAACGCCCGGCGCTGCATCCACCACCATCATCCAGAGCATCAACGACGCAACGCGAAGGACCACCCTGGTGGTCTTCCCTGTAACGACGGTCTACCTGTCCGACCTCACGATCACCAACGGCCTCGCTCCAAGTACGGGCATCGGGTCGGGCGGCGGGGTGTTCAACGAGGGAACTCTGACTCTGCATCGGTGCACCGTCACCGGGAATACCGCCGCATACTCCGGCGGCGGCATCGTCAACTACCTCAATGGCACGATGTACCTCTCGGACTCGACGGTGAGCGGCAATTTCGCCGACCAGGCGGCCGGAATCGAAAACGACGGTCTCATGGTAATGAGCGGCTGCACCGTGTCCGGAAACAATGCCAACACCGGAGCGGGCGGCGGCATCGGCAACACCGATATCCTCACGATGACCAACTGCACGCTGAGCGGCAACTCAGCGGGCCAGGGCGGCGGTATCTACGCTGCCACAGGGTCAATCTACCTGCGCAACGTCACCATCAGCGGCAACACCGCCACGGACGGGGGCGGCATCGCCAATGTATCATCAACCTCCTTCCCGGACTCCGGACTGCTGAGTGATAACAGCGTCATTGCCGCCAACACGGCAACCACAGGGCCGGATATCTCGGGAGAGTTCGTGAGCAACCTCGGCTACAATTTCATCGGCAGCCCCAAGGACGCGGTCATCACGTCCAAGCTGGTCGACCAGATCGGGACGGCGGCGATACCCCTCAAGCCCTATCTCGGGACCCTGGCGGACAATGGAGGGCCGACGCTCACAATCAACCCCCTGGTCGGCAGTCCGTTGATCGATACCGGCCCGTCGGGAGTTGCCGGCCCGGCGACGTTCCCGGATACGGATCAGAGAGGCGTGCCTCGGCCCATCGGTGCGAAGAGCGACATCGGGGCCGTTGAATATCAGCCGAGATTCATCGTCACCCGCACGGCCGATGACGCGTCCCCCGGATCGCTCCGCTGGGCGATCGCTCAGGCGAATGCGACTAACAACGCCGTGATCTCGTTCGCCATCGCGCCGATCGGCAGCGCCGGCGGGGTGAAGACGATTGTGCTCAGCGCAACATATGGCGGGCTGCCGGTGATCACCAGCAAGATATTCATCGACGGATGGAGCCAGGGCGGCGTAACGTATTCGGGCACGCCGCTGATCGAGATCAACGGGCAGAACATTCCGTCATCGTTCGGCCTCAACGTTCAGGGTGCCGGCTGCGTGATCCGGGGCCTGGCGATCAACCGGATGCTGAACGTTTCCGGCAATGCCTTCGGAATCGGCCTGTTTAACTCAGGCACGAACGCCTGGATCTATGGCTGCGCTCTGGGTACCGATCCGAGCGGGACCATCGCGCTCGGCAACGGCCAGGGCGGAATCTGGGCCGGCGCGGGCGGCGCGTTGATAGGCTCCAATATGGATGGCGTCAACGACGCCGCCGAAGCCAACATCATCTCGGGCAACGCGGTCGAGGGAATCCTGGTCACTTCGTCCGGCAACGTGATCGCCGGAAATTCCATTGGCACGGACATCACCGGCGCATCCCAACTTGGAAATGGGGTGGGGCTGGCGTATGGCGGCGTGCGGGTGGAGAGCGGCACGGGCAATCGGATCACGCAGAACTCAATCGCCTTCAACTACGGCCTCGGAATCGACCTCGGTGGCGACGGTGTCACCTTGAACGACCTCGGCGACGATGACGGAGGCGCCAACACCCTGCAGAACTTCCCCGTGATCACCGGCGCAAGCACCGTACTCGGCGCCACCACCATCACGGGAACTCTCAACAGCACTCCGGGCAGCACATTCACCGTTGAGCTGTTCCGCAGCGCTTCGAAAGATCCGTCCGGATACGGAGAAGGCCAGCACTATATCGCGACCACCAGTGTGACAACCGACACGTCCGGAAACGGTTCCTTCTCGGTGTCCGTGCCGGCGCTGGCGACCGGGCAGTGGGTCACAGGGACCGCGACGAACTCCGGCGCCAACACGTCGGAATTCAGCCTGGCCTTTGCCGTCCCCGGAACGTCGTTCACGCTTGTGGATGCGGTACGGGCTCTGCAACTGGCGGGTGGTCTGACCGCCTACGGCCCTTCAGACAGCCGCCTCAATACGGAGACCGGCGGCGCTTCGGCAGGCAAAGTGGATCTGCTTGATGCCAGCCGCATCGTCCGCAAACTGACAGGGCTCGAGCCCAACCCGTAA
- a CDS encoding cupin domain-containing protein, with the protein MSQRTDTRENAKQRMEGPLHQFQIEEEVRSLYGEPEYRDGDHGQITLIHEGPLRVAVFAFHTGNELHDHRVSGPITVQVVSGRIVFSTDDGRSIEMKKGNLLSLEGGITHSVEALEDSVFLLTVVQVGDPAKQGDEG; encoded by the coding sequence ATGTCACAGCGAACGGATACGCGGGAAAACGCCAAGCAGCGGATGGAAGGGCCGCTGCACCAGTTCCAGATTGAAGAGGAAGTCAGGTCGCTCTATGGGGAGCCGGAATACCGCGACGGAGATCACGGTCAGATTACGCTCATCCACGAGGGACCTCTGAGGGTGGCTGTCTTTGCGTTCCATACCGGCAACGAGCTGCACGACCATCGGGTCTCCGGGCCGATCACGGTTCAGGTCGTGTCCGGGAGGATCGTGTTCTCGACGGACGACGGGCGGTCGATCGAAATGAAGAAGGGGAATCTGCTGTCACTTGAGGGCGGCATCACCCACAGTGTGGAGGCCCTCGAAGACAGTGTGTTCCTGCTGACGGTTGTGCAGGTGGGCGATCCGGCGAAGCAGGGAGACGAAGGCTAG
- a CDS encoding FAD/NAD(P)-binding oxidoreductase, producing MTAMNYRYILVGGGLAGASAVDGIREVDKDGSILLLAAEAALPYNRPPLSKGLWLGKEQVSDIFVHDEAFYQGQGVDMALGTAVSGIDPAGSAVHLADGRTFSYGKLLLATGGAPRKLSIPGGDLPGLSHYRTLGDYGSMRAQAGAGKSAVVIGGGFIGSEMAAALNENAVDVTMVFPEANLVQRVFPEGLGRAIQGHFRASGVRVLAGDAPASIEKSGEGFVTHTRNGENLPSDIVVVGIGIAPGVELAQAAGLKVENGIVVDDRLRTTDPGVYAAGDNASFPYTALGIRTRVEHWDNALNQGKQAGRNMAGADEPYDYMPFFFSDLFEFGYEAVGEVDSRLETFADWQDENVTGVIYYLRDGKVRGAMMCNVWEKVDAARNLIRAGETVAPGNLRGAIH from the coding sequence ATGACTGCGATGAATTACCGGTACATTCTTGTGGGCGGCGGACTGGCGGGGGCATCGGCGGTCGATGGCATCCGCGAGGTTGACAAAGACGGTTCCATCCTGCTCCTCGCGGCGGAGGCAGCGCTTCCCTACAACCGCCCGCCGCTCTCCAAGGGGCTCTGGCTGGGCAAGGAGCAGGTATCGGACATCTTCGTCCACGACGAGGCGTTCTACCAGGGACAAGGCGTGGATATGGCGCTGGGGACTGCCGTCTCGGGCATCGACCCCGCCGGAAGCGCGGTCCACCTCGCCGATGGCCGCACGTTCTCTTACGGTAAGCTGCTGCTCGCAACCGGGGGCGCGCCGAGGAAGCTCTCCATCCCCGGAGGCGACCTTCCCGGCCTCTCCCATTACCGCACGCTGGGTGACTACGGGAGCATGCGCGCACAGGCCGGGGCCGGTAAATCGGCGGTCGTCATCGGTGGAGGGTTCATCGGTTCGGAGATGGCGGCGGCGCTGAATGAGAATGCCGTGGATGTGACCATGGTCTTCCCCGAAGCGAATCTCGTGCAGCGGGTCTTCCCGGAAGGTCTGGGGCGAGCGATTCAGGGCCACTTCCGCGCCAGCGGCGTACGAGTGCTGGCGGGTGATGCGCCCGCGTCAATCGAGAAGTCCGGCGAGGGGTTCGTGACCCACACCCGGAACGGCGAGAACCTGCCCTCCGACATCGTGGTCGTCGGCATCGGCATCGCCCCGGGCGTGGAACTGGCACAGGCGGCCGGCCTGAAGGTCGAGAATGGGATCGTGGTGGATGACAGGCTGCGGACAACGGACCCGGGCGTCTACGCGGCGGGCGATAACGCGAGCTTCCCGTATACGGCGCTCGGGATACGGACGCGCGTGGAACACTGGGATAACGCGCTCAACCAGGGGAAACAGGCGGGACGGAACATGGCCGGGGCCGATGAGCCGTACGATTACATGCCGTTCTTCTTCTCCGACCTGTTCGAGTTCGGCTACGAGGCAGTCGGGGAGGTGGATTCCCGCCTTGAGACGTTCGCCGACTGGCAGGACGAGAACGTCACGGGAGTCATCTACTACCTGAGGGATGGCAAGGTACGCGGCGCGATGATGTGCAACGTTTGGGAAAAGGTGGATGCCGCAAGGAACCTGATCCGGGCCGGAGAAACGGTTGCACCCGGTAACCTGCGCGGGGCTATTCACTAG
- a CDS encoding cbb3-type cytochrome c oxidase subunit I, which translates to MNEHVRRLTVPTPWIQVALLTFLFGFAVLGFLARAIITNHPPVPRRIVVDGGRVLFTGDDVMAGQHIFQKLGLMEFGSIFGHGAYLGPDFTAQYLHQAGQDMTSFYLAAGLDAPSAQKQVLTDLKTNRYDPATGTLSYTAAQARAFETLAVFYRDWFGPSSGQVGLQRPHLADPADVRRLTAYFSWAAWAASAARPGRTYSYTNNWPPEPMAGNAPTPEAFLWSALSLISLLGGIGLIMFVVGRYDILGWHHAEDEDASQRVTFRPPEEVRLTPSQRATAWYFLVVAGLFLVQGLLGGANAHYHVEPAGFYGLGISSYFPYNLTRMWHLQLALFFVSASFLAMGIFITPMIARREPKHQDKLAIALFAAVVLVVVGSLLGEAASLKGYIPRSGPWFWVGAQGWEYLDLGRFWQILLVIGMVFWVFILVRGLRSRLVHEHPGNLPYLFLYSALSIPLFYAAGMMFGKTANFAVMDFWRFWVVHLWVEDFLELFTTIMVAYIFVLIGVVRLPTATRVVYLDIILYSVGGVIGTMHHLYFSGAPAIHMSLGAFFSAMEVIPLVLLTYEAWRFMRLGSAESANSAMNVTSRAFPHKWAVMFLIAVGFWNFLGAGVFGFLVNLPIVSYYEIGTQFTANHAHGAMMGVYGMLAIGFFMFVARYFIPPDKNSERAMKISFWSLNIGLAMMLFVNLVPIGILQLNDSFTNGYWHAREPAFFSQPMVRFFEWLRMPGDMLFIVGGILPIVYLALRMFAARGRYAILPPETETEEFTESYRTA; encoded by the coding sequence ATGAACGAGCACGTGCGGAGACTCACTGTTCCCACCCCATGGATTCAGGTCGCTCTACTGACCTTCCTTTTCGGCTTTGCGGTGCTGGGTTTCCTTGCCCGCGCGATCATCACGAACCATCCCCCCGTTCCGCGTCGGATCGTCGTCGATGGCGGAAGAGTCCTCTTCACGGGCGATGATGTCATGGCCGGGCAGCACATCTTCCAGAAATTGGGACTGATGGAGTTCGGCTCGATCTTCGGCCATGGGGCGTATCTGGGGCCGGATTTCACGGCCCAGTATCTGCACCAAGCCGGGCAGGACATGACGTCCTTTTACCTGGCCGCCGGCTTGGACGCCCCATCAGCCCAGAAACAGGTTCTCACCGACCTAAAGACCAACCGGTATGACCCCGCGACAGGCACGCTCTCGTACACGGCCGCACAGGCTCGCGCATTTGAAACTCTGGCGGTGTTCTACCGGGACTGGTTCGGGCCATCTTCCGGTCAGGTCGGGCTCCAGCGTCCGCATCTTGCCGACCCGGCCGACGTCCGGCGGCTGACGGCCTACTTCTCCTGGGCAGCGTGGGCGGCCTCGGCTGCCCGGCCGGGCCGGACGTATTCCTATACCAACAACTGGCCTCCGGAACCGATGGCCGGAAACGCACCGACTCCCGAGGCGTTCCTTTGGAGCGCTCTGAGCCTCATCTCGCTGCTTGGCGGAATCGGCTTGATCATGTTCGTCGTGGGGCGTTACGACATTCTGGGCTGGCATCATGCCGAGGACGAGGATGCAAGCCAGAGGGTTACCTTCCGCCCGCCGGAGGAGGTACGGCTTACCCCATCCCAGCGCGCCACCGCCTGGTATTTCCTGGTCGTGGCGGGTCTCTTCCTGGTGCAGGGCCTTCTCGGCGGCGCGAACGCGCACTACCACGTTGAGCCGGCCGGCTTTTACGGGTTGGGAATCTCCTCGTACTTCCCCTACAATCTCACACGGATGTGGCACCTTCAACTCGCACTCTTCTTCGTCTCGGCCAGTTTCCTCGCCATGGGTATCTTCATCACCCCGATGATCGCCCGGCGGGAGCCGAAGCATCAGGACAAGCTTGCCATTGCGCTGTTCGCGGCTGTCGTTCTCGTCGTAGTCGGGAGCCTGCTGGGTGAGGCCGCCAGCCTCAAGGGCTACATCCCGCGCAGTGGCCCCTGGTTCTGGGTCGGCGCGCAGGGCTGGGAATACCTGGACCTGGGCCGGTTCTGGCAGATACTGCTCGTCATCGGCATGGTCTTCTGGGTCTTCATCCTGGTGCGGGGGCTGCGCAGCCGCCTCGTCCACGAGCATCCGGGCAACCTGCCTTACCTGTTCCTCTACAGCGCGCTCTCGATACCGCTTTTCTACGCGGCCGGCATGATGTTCGGCAAGACGGCCAATTTCGCCGTGATGGACTTCTGGCGCTTCTGGGTCGTACACCTCTGGGTTGAGGATTTCCTGGAGCTATTCACCACGATCATGGTCGCGTACATCTTCGTCCTGATCGGTGTCGTTCGCCTGCCCACGGCGACCCGCGTGGTGTACCTGGATATCATCCTCTATTCCGTCGGCGGTGTCATCGGAACAATGCACCATCTCTATTTCTCCGGCGCGCCCGCCATCCATATGTCGCTCGGCGCTTTCTTCTCGGCCATGGAGGTCATTCCGCTTGTGCTCCTGACGTACGAAGCGTGGCGCTTCATGCGGTTGGGGAGCGCCGAGTCGGCAAACTCGGCGATGAACGTAACGAGCCGCGCGTTTCCGCACAAATGGGCGGTGATGTTCCTCATCGCGGTCGGATTCTGGAATTTCCTCGGAGCAGGTGTCTTCGGGTTCCTCGTGAACCTGCCGATCGTGAGTTACTACGAGATCGGGACGCAGTTCACCGCGAACCATGCCCACGGCGCGATGATGGGCGTCTACGGTATGCTCGCCATCGGCTTTTTCATGTTCGTGGCCCGCTATTTCATCCCGCCGGACAAGAACTCTGAGCGGGCGATGAAGATCTCGTTCTGGAGCCTGAACATAGGGCTGGCCATGATGCTCTTCGTGAACCTCGTGCCGATCGGTATCCTCCAGTTGAACGACAGCTTCACCAACGGCTACTGGCACGCGCGCGAGCCGGCGTTTTTCAGCCAACCGATGGTGCGCTTCTTCGAGTGGCTGCGGATGCCGGGAGACATGCTCTTCATCGTGGGTGGAATATTGCCCATCGTCTATCTCGCGCTGCGGATGTTCGCGGCCCGGGGGCGCTACGCCATACTCCCACCGGAAACCGAAACGGAGGAGTTCACGGAATCCTACAGGACAGCCTGA